One segment of Meriones unguiculatus strain TT.TT164.6M chromosome X, Bangor_MerUng_6.1, whole genome shotgun sequence DNA contains the following:
- the Kcne5 gene encoding potassium voltage-gated channel subfamily E regulatory beta subunit 5, whose amino-acid sequence MVKGVLEPPCHSPTAMNCSESQRLQTLLNRLLLELHHRGNASGLGIGPGPSMGMGVVTDPFVGREATSSKGNDAYLYILLIMIFYACLAGGLILAYTHSRKLVEAKEEPPLACVSEQEWVPDTCASADPENCQGLLAEGGHHLAPGELPGLAQGAERV is encoded by the coding sequence ATGGTCAAAGGCGTCCTGGAGCCTCCGTGTCATTCTCCAACAGCCATGAACTGCAGCGAGAGCCAAAGGCTGCAAACCCTCTTGAACCGCCTGCTGTTGGAGCTGCACCATCGGGGCAACGCCAGCGGCCTGGGTATTGGCCCCGGCCCGAGCATGGGCATGGGGGTCGTAACTGATCCTTTTGTGGGCCGCGAGGCGACCAGCTCCAAGGGCAACGATGCTTATCTCTACATCCTACTCATCATGATCTTCTATGCCTGCCTAGCTGGAGGCCTCATTCTGGCCTACACCCACTCCCGCAAGCTGGTTGAGGCCAAAGAGGAGCCACCCTTGGCCTGTGTCTCCGAGCAGGAATGGGTCCCAGACACCTGCGCATCCGCAGACCCGGAGAACTGCCAGGGCTTGCTGGCTGAGGGCGGCCACCATCTTGCACCCGGAGAGCTGCCTGGGCTGGCTCAGGGCGCTGAAAGGGTCTAG